The DNA region TGAACGGTGGGATGAACTCGTCGGTGATGTCGTTGTTGTAGAGCTCTCGCACGCGTGCGACGGCGTCGTGATAGCTGCCGCCCTGGGCCGTCCCGGTGACCATGGCCTCGAAGGCTTGCAGCTCCTTCTCCCAACGCAGATCGCGGTCCATCGCGTAGTAGCGGCCGGAGACGGAGGCGAGTTGACCGACACCGATCTCGCGAAGTTGTTGCTGCAATGCTTCGAGATGACCTGCTCCGCTGTTGGGCATGGTGTCGCGGCCGTCCATGAAAGCGTGGACGAAGACGCGGGTGAGGCCGTGTTTCGCGGCCATGCGCAGCAATGCGTAGAGGTGGCGCTGGTGCGAGTGGACGCCGCCGTCGGAGAGCAGGCCGAAGAAGTGGAGGCCAGCTTCGCGTGATGCGGCGAGGGTGAAGGCGGCGGTGAGAACGGGATCGCGGAAGAGGGTCTCGTCAGCGATGGCGGTGTCGATGCGCGTCATGTCCATGCGGACGATGCGGCCTGCACCGAGGTTGAGATGGCCGACCTCGGAGTTTCCCATCTGGCCGTCGGGAAGACCGACGAAGTGTTCGCTGGCGCGGATGAGGGTGTTGGGATAGGTGGTCAGCAGCTTGTCGTAGACGGGCTTGCGGGCGAGAGCGATGGCGTTGCCGTTGGTCTCGGCGCGATAACCCCAGCCGTCGAGGATGGTAAGAACGATCGGTTTGTTTGACATGGTTTAGGTCAGGATAACAAGAGTGAGCGCCGCCATGCTGCGAGTGCGCGCAAGCTGCGACAGCCTGAAGACTCGAGAGGGTTGTGGGCTGCTGTTGGCTTGGGTGGCGCGGGCTTGTAGAAGACGAGTCAGGGTGTGATGAAGTCGATGGGGCAGAAGAGAGTTTGGGTCTCTCCTCCAGATGGGTTTGTGCCACTTCACCCACCTTAGCGACGATGAAGCCGTCGCGAAGATGGGGCACGCCGTTTCGGGCTTCGTTGGGATTGATTGCGGGTTTAGACCGTGGCGGTAGACCTGCTTCGGCACGGCGATACATTTCTTGAACCTCGGCGATTGTGTAGCCGGAGGCTAATCTCATGCCTTGTTTTGCTTCGTTATCGATCTCCGCTTTCGATTCTGCTTCCAGGATTTCTTCTTCGATGACTTCTTCTTCCACGACCTCTCCCTGTTCGCCGATGATGGCGCGCGGAGCGAGATTACCCAGCCGGGGATGAGCGATCACTCGTTCGACTGGCACGACGTCCTCGTCGGTGGGAGCTTCTTTGGGCAGGCTGAGACTTGCGATCTGAAGACCGTAGAGGAGCAGGCCGGCGCGTTTGCTGTCGATGGCGCAGGAGGCAACGCGTTGAAGAACCTCGGCGATGGAGGCCAGAATGGAGCTGCGGTCTTCGATCCGAGGTAGCTCAAAGTCGGACATGCGGGCGCGGCGGGAACGGAGATCATCGACGGCGCGACGAGTGGTGTGGTGGTAGTAGCAGAACTCTTCGTGGCGCAGGCAGGGACTGCCGCAACGATGGCCATCGATAAAGATGTGGCGGCAACGATAGCGTTTGAGCTTGTCTTCAGTTATCTCGGCGATTTGGTCTGGCATGGTGTATCCCCCTCTGTACTTAAGGTCCTAAAGTCTTCAAAAGAAATTGGTTAAGTCTGGACTTCCGAACTCGTGCGGTTAAATGCAAAAGCCCGGCACGAGGCCGGGCTTATTTGCTTGCTGTTTCAATTATAGTGAGTCGACTAGAACTCTTTTGCAATTTTATGTTGTTGATTTCTTAGGGAGTTGCACGATTTAGGGCTTGACAAGTTTTCCACAGTGGGCGGGATGGATAAGAGGCATACCCCAGGGGCTAAAGCCCCCTTTTGTCGGCTTCGCAGAGAGAGGGCCAAGGCTGAAGCCTTGGCGTACCTAGAGGCCAGCGGAGAAGACTGCTCATCCCTTAACCAAGTCAGAAAATGTTGAGAACGACCAGCAAACTATGACAATAATTACTTTTGATCCGCCGCGCTTGCAGGAACCTGAGCCGCCTCATACTTCTTTTTGGCAGCTTCTATTTCGTCCTTATGCCGCAAGTAAACCTCACGTCCAACCTTCTGTCCCGCCTCACGCAACTGATCACCGGCGAAGGATTCAATAAAGGGCTGAGACTGAAGCAGATGTTGGCCGGCGGGCGACTTGTAAAAAGCGATGACAGCACCCATCTCTTCTTCGGAAAAATATCGCTGGTAGGCGGGGATAAACGCGGACTCGAGATCGATGTTCCCGATGGACGTTTTCATATCATCCCAGAACGCCGTAGGGAGATAGGGCGCGGAGCTTGACTGCATCCCGTTAACCATCTGAAACATGAGTTTATGCGCTGTTTCTATTGCGTGTGTAAGCCTGTAGTACTCATGAATCTGCTCCACCGTGGCTGGATGAGCAGGGACAAGATCTTCGGAAGGTGCCTTCGTGGTTTGGGTCTGTGGGCTGGGAGTTGCGGCAGGAATGGGCTGCGAGGTCTGCGCACTGACAGAGGCGGCCAAGGAAATAACGAGGATTACAGCGCAGCTTTTGAGTTGATTCGGCATTCGCAGAGCATACCTCAAGGCTCGACGATTTCGCTGCGGAATATTCCGCAAATTGCAGCCGTGCCCTTTTTGCTGTGGGCACGGCTTCAATGTTGGTTGATTTGGTTATCTGCCGAAGTTGACGGACTCGATGCCGAGGAATTCGGCGGACTGGCCTAGCTCTTCTTCGATGCGGAGGAGCTGGTTGTACTTGGCGATGCGGTCGGTGCGGCTGGCTGAGCCGGTCTTGATCTGTCCGGCGCCGGTGCCTACGGCGAGGTCGGCGATGAAGGTATCTTCGGTTTCGCCGGAGCGGTGGCTGATGATGCTGGTGTAGCCAAAGCGACGGGCCAGTTCAATGGCTTCGAGGGTCTCCGACACGGTGCCGATCTGGTTGACCTTGATCAGGATGGAGTTGGCGACCTTCTGCTCGATTCCCTGCTGCAGGCGGGCGGTGTTGGTGACGAAGAGGTCGTCGCCGACCAGCTGCACGATGCCGCCGATCTGGTCGGTGAGGAGCTTCCAGCCATCCCAGTCATCTTCGGCGAGGCCGTCTTCGAGCGAGACGATAGGATACTGACGCACCCATGACTCCCAGAATGCGGCCATTTCGGCGGAGGTCTTCTCGGACTTGTCGGACTTCTTGAAGACGTACTTGCCGGTGTCCTTGTTGTAGAACTCGCTGGCGGCGGGATCGAGCGCGATGCTGATCTCTTCGCCGGGCTTGTAGCCGGCGAGTTGAATGGCTTCGAGGATTAGCTCGATGGCTTCGGCGTTCGATTTGAGGTTGGGAGCGAAGCCGCCTTCGTCGCCGACGGCGGTGTTGTAGCCCTTCTTCTTGAGCACGCCCTTGAGGGTGTGGAAGACTTCGGTGCCCCAGCGGAGCGCGTCGGAGAAGGTCTCAGCGCCTACGGGCATGACCATGAACTCCTGGAAGTCGACGTTGGAGTCGGCGTGCGAGCCGCCGTTCAGGATGTTCATCATCGGGGTGGGCAGAAGACAGGCGTTGACGCCGCCGAGGTAGCGGTAGAGCGGCAGCTTGAGGGCCTCAGCCGATGCGCGGGCGCAGGCCATGGAGACGGCGAGGATGGCGTTGGCTCCGAGCTTGCCCTTGTTCTCTGTGCCGTCGATCGAGATCATGGTGGCATCGATGAGGCGCTGGTTGGTGGCGTCCATGCCGGTGAGTTCGGGTGCGAGGATCGACTCTACATTTTCGACTGCGTTGAGAACGCCCTTGCCAAGATAGTGGTCCTTATCGCCGTCGCGAAGTTCTACGGCCTCGTGCTCGCCGGTGGAGGCTCCGCTGGGAACTGCGGCGCGCCCTCTGGCTCCGCCGTCGAGGATGACGTCGGCTTCGACAGTGGGGTTTCCGCGGGAGTCGAGGATTTCGCGTGCATGGATAGAGACGATCTCGGTCATGTTGCTCCTATAGTTTGAGTTTTGGTGGTGCTGGGCGACGACGCGATGCATCAGGCGCTCATTCAATTTCGGGCGGCGGTCGACACGGACAGGAGCACCGCCAGTTGCGGCGATTGTCTGCACCAATCCTGCGTCGGGAGAGCTCACTCACTGGATTTTAGCAAAGCATTTCGAAACCCGGCTGAATGTGGCGTGAATCGCAGGAAATGAGTTGTTTGTTTCGTGGAGACGGTAGTAGCATGTTCGATTCCCTTTCGCCAGATTTGTTCCTCAAAGCAGGCGTTAGCCTCTAACCTTCTGTTTAATAGCCTGTCTAAAACTCAGGCCGGAAACTGCTCCCGAGGAACTGCCATGAAGCTACCCATTGCGACCGCCGCTCTCGTTTTGATCACGATCCCCGTTATTGCACAGGATGCGCGGACCGGCGTTTCTACGCCTCCAGCGGTGGACATTACGACGACCAGCGATGACAGTCCGGCGAGTCCTGCGCTGAAGCCGCGCGTACCCGATGCGAAGCCCTCGGCGGCTGTACCGGCGGCGACGAATTCAACGGGCTCTGGGGCCTATGGGCCTTATGTGCCTTATCGTGCGGCTGGGAGTGCCGCGCCAGCGCCAACTACTTCTGCAGCCTTTGATCCCGATGCGAGTATTGTGACGACCACCATTCCTGATACATCGGAGGCGGCGGACTCTCCGGCTCTCAATGCGGACATCGTGACCAGCGTTCCGGAGCGTGAAGGTGAGATTCGCGAAGGGACATTGCTGAAGGCGCGCATCACGCAGGGCCTCTCGACGACGGGCACGCTCGAAGGCTCACCCTTTTCGGCTTCGCTGACTGAACCTGTCGAGAAGGATGGCCGAGTGATTCTTCCCATCGGGTCGATGGTCGAAGGTCGCGTGACCGAAGTTCGCAGCGGACGGCGCATCTCGGGGCGGGCGGCACTGCATCTTCAAGTAAACAATGTGACGCTGCCGGACGGCTCGCAGTATGTCATTCATGCGCAGTTGATCGATACGGACCAGATGGACCATAGCAATGTTGACAGCGAAGGCACGCTGGTTCGCAGGGACCACGTAAGGAAGACACTCGCCGCGATGTCCGTAGCTACCGGCGGCGCTGCTGCTGCGGGCGCGATGATGGGCGGAGGCGTCGGGGCGCTGGTTGGTGCGGGAATTGGCGCAGGGGCGAGCACGGTTCTCTGGTTGAAGCAGGACCGGCAAGAGGCGCTTCCGAAGGATTCGCTTTTGGTTTTCAGTCTGACGACGCCGATGGTACTGAAGCCAACAAGTGATCGTACGATGAGCAGCATGGCCGCACCGCACGAGGTTCCCTATACTGCGGTGGCTACGGTTCCTGTTCAGTAGCTGGAAAGTTACTGGACGCGGATAGCAGGGACAAGTTTGTCTAAAAGAGGCTGCTGTTCTTCGCGGATATACTTTCGTGCTTCCTCGATGGAAAACCAGCGACCCCTATCGATTTCAGGGATTTCGAGTTGATGCCCGGAACGTGGAGGCCATTCGATCTGACAGGTGTTGCTCGTCAATTGGAGGGGATCGCAATCGCCTTCAAATGCCCACACCGTTACCACCTTTCCGCTTTTTTGTTGGACCGTGCCCAGATCGGCAAATTCTCCAGTCGCCACAAAACCAGTTTCTTCTTCAAACTCGCGCCGCGCAGCAGCAAGGGGATTTTCGTCTGGTCCATACTCGCCCTTGGGAATCGTCCACGCGCCTTTGTCTTTCCTGGCCCAGATGGGTCCGCCGGGATGTACCAGAAAGACCTCCAGTTCATTGGTCAATTGGCGATACATCATCAGTCCTGCGCTGCGCTTCGGCATTTGTAGAGACCTTAACAGTTCTTCGAGAATTTCTCATCTTGTTGCGGTTATAAAAATCACTCGTTGGAACGAAAGTGTTAGCGGACGCCCTCCTCGATGAGGGCGACGCCCCACGGGGGTAGAACGATCGTGCTATTTTGAGAGACCGCTTCACCGGAAAGCAGGTTCTTTCCCTGTGGCATGACATAGGGGATGCGAGCCGGAGAAGCCGAATAATTCAAGAGGTAGTGAACAAGGTGGCCATCGGTCAGTCTGCCGCTGCGCATGATCGTCGGGAAGTGGAGCGCTTGCTGCGGTCCCCAGAGACCGGCACGTTTGACACTTTCCTCCACAATCTTCTCTACAAGTGCATCGCTGGGCATGAAGCCGACGTAGGTGACCTCGCCCTTGCCATAGTTGTTGCGGACGATGGCTGCGTACTTGCCCCAAACTGGATGATGGTAGCGGGCGATGGTGGTGGCTGTCGTGGGCGTGAGCAGCTCCATCCACCAGCGTGCGGTATTGTCAGCAGCGCCGACGTGGTACGGATCACTCTCCAGCGTGACGCCCTCGGGGATGGTGAACACTCCTCGTAGTAGGCAGCACCGAAGAGGATCGTCTGCTGATCCTGATGAGATTGCGCAATGGCGGGGAATGCATTCGTAACAGCCAAAGCGGCGGAGATAGCGAATTTTAGCAACCGACGTTTGATCATGGGGTGTTTTTGCCGTAGAGGTTGCAGGAGGTGAAGGGAGCAAGCGCCTGTATTGAGAGGCGCTGCTTCGATGAAATTGTGACCTTTGAGGTTTCTTTTTAGAGAGACATCTTTACGTCTGCTGGTAGAGGCGATAGCTCTCGTTGTTGATCTCTGAGTAGGGCACCATGCGTACTTTGCCAGATCCGGTTGCGACCTCCCAGGCTGAAGAGTTGCCGATGCGCTGGGCAGCAAGGAGTTGATTGCGGGTGATGGTTTGGGCGACGGGGTCGATGGCGAAAAGCGCAACCGGGCCATAGAGGAGAGCGACGAGATTCTGGTGGCG from Edaphobacter paludis includes:
- a CDS encoding DUF2059 domain-containing protein, whose amino-acid sequence is MPNQLKSCAVILVISLAASVSAQTSQPIPAATPSPQTQTTKAPSEDLVPAHPATVEQIHEYYRLTHAIETAHKLMFQMVNGMQSSSAPYLPTAFWDDMKTSIGNIDLESAFIPAYQRYFSEEEMGAVIAFYKSPAGQHLLQSQPFIESFAGDQLREAGQKVGREVYLRHKDEIEAAKKKYEAAQVPASAADQK
- the eno gene encoding phosphopyruvate hydratase, with amino-acid sequence MTEIVSIHAREILDSRGNPTVEADVILDGGARGRAAVPSGASTGEHEAVELRDGDKDHYLGKGVLNAVENVESILAPELTGMDATNQRLIDATMISIDGTENKGKLGANAILAVSMACARASAEALKLPLYRYLGGVNACLLPTPMMNILNGGSHADSNVDFQEFMVMPVGAETFSDALRWGTEVFHTLKGVLKKKGYNTAVGDEGGFAPNLKSNAEAIELILEAIQLAGYKPGEEISIALDPAASEFYNKDTGKYVFKKSDKSEKTSAEMAAFWESWVRQYPIVSLEDGLAEDDWDGWKLLTDQIGGIVQLVGDDLFVTNTARLQQGIEQKVANSILIKVNQIGTVSETLEAIELARRFGYTSIISHRSGETEDTFIADLAVGTGAGQIKTGSASRTDRIAKYNQLLRIEEELGQSAEFLGIESVNFGR
- a CDS encoding NUDIX domain-containing protein, whose protein sequence is MMYRQLTNELEVFLVHPGGPIWARKDKGAWTIPKGEYGPDENPLAAARREFEEETGFVATGEFADLGTVQQKSGKVVTVWAFEGDCDPLQLTSNTCQIEWPPRSGHQLEIPEIDRGRWFSIEEARKYIREEQQPLLDKLVPAIRVQ
- a CDS encoding beta-galactosidase trimerization domain-containing protein, with protein sequence MFTIPEGVTLESDPYHVGAADNTARWWMELLTPTTATTIARYHHPVWGKYAAIVRNNYGKGEVTYVGFMPSDALVEKIVEESVKRAGLWGPQQALHFPTIMRSGRLTDGHLVHYLLNYSASPARIPYVMPQGKNLLSGEAVSQNSTIVLPPWGVALIEEGVR